The Miscanthus floridulus cultivar M001 unplaced genomic scaffold, ASM1932011v1 os_2305_4_5, whole genome shotgun sequence genome has a window encoding:
- the LOC136534789 gene encoding brassinosteroid LRR receptor kinase BRL1-like produces the protein MSASTTAAAWFFVALVLVLLHVTVPAIAGPEDEAAALLAFRRASVANDPRGALSGWALANATAAAPCSWAGVLCAPAPDGRVVAVNLSGMALVGELRLDALLALPALQRLDLRGNAFYGNLSHAAASPSPCALVEVDMSSNAFNGTLPAAFLATCGALQSLNLSRNALVGGGFPFAPSLRSLDLSRNHLVDAGLLNYSFAGCHGLRYLNLSANQFAGQLPELAPCSAVSVLDVSWNHMSGALPAGFMATAPPNLTHLSIAGNNFSGDVSAYDFGGCANLTVLDWSFNGLSSSELPPSLANCGRLEMLDMSGNKLLGGPIPTFLTGFSSLKRLALAGNEFSGTIPDELSQLCGRIVELDLSSNRLVGGLPASFAKCRSLEVLDLGGNQLSGSFVDSVVSTISSLRELRLSFNNITGQNPLPVLAAGCPLLEVIDLGSNELGGEIMEDLCSSLPSLRKLFLPNNYLNGTVPKSLGNCVNLESIDLSFNFLVGQIPTEIVVLPKLIDLVMWANGLSGEISDMLCSNSTTLETLVMSYNNFTGGIPPSITRCVNLIWVSFSGNRLTGTVPHGFGKLQKLAILQLNKNQLSGPVPAELGSCINLIWLDLNSNSFTGTIPPELASQTGLIPGGIVSGKQFAFLRNEAGNICPGAGVLFEFFGIRPERLAAFPTVHLCPSTRIYVGTMDYKFHSNGSMIFLDLSYNRLTGTIPAGLGNMMFLEVMNLGHNDLSGTIPYEFSGLKLVGALDLSNNHLTGGIPPGLGTLSFLADLDVSNNNLSGPIPLTGQLSTFPQSRYANNTGLCGIPLPPCGHDPGQGSVPSASSNGRRKTVGGSILVGIALSMLILLLLLVTLCKLRKNQKTEEMRTGYIESLPTSGTSSWKLSGVHEPLSINVATFEKPLRKLTFAHLLEATNGFSAETLIGSGGFGEVYKAKLKDGTVVAIKKLIHFTGQGDREFTAEMETIGKIKHRNLVPLLGYCKIGDERLLVYEYMKHGSLDVVLHDKAKAGVKLDWAARKKIAIGSARGLAFLHHSCIPHIIHRDMKSSNVLLDSNLDARVSDFGMARLMNALDTHLSVSTLAGTPGYVPPEYYQSFRCTTKGDVYSYGVVLLELLSGKKPIDTTEFGDNNLVGWVKQMVKENRSSEIFDPTLTNTKSGEAELYQYLKIARECLDDRPNQRPTMIQVMAMFKELQLDSDSDFLDGFSINSSTIDESAEKST, from the coding sequence ATGTCCGCCTCCACGACGGCGGCCGCGTGGTTCTTTGTGGCGTTGGTGTTGGTGCTGCTTCATGTGACGGTGCCCGCCATTGCTGGTCCAGAGGACGAGGCGGCAGCGCTGCTTGCCTTCAGGCGTGCGTCCGTGGCGAACGACCCGCGCGGCGCGCTCTCGGGCTGGGCGCTGGCGAacgccacggcggcggcgccgtgcTCGTGGGCTGGCGTCTTGTGCGCGCCGGCGCCCGACGGccgcgtcgtggccgtcaaccTCAGTGGCATGGCGCTCGTCGGCGAGCTCCGTCTCGACGCGCTCCTCGCGCTCCCGGCGCTCCAGCGCCTCGACCTCCGCGGCAATGCCTTCTACGGCAACCTCTCGCACGCCGCGGCGTCGCCTTCGCCGTGCGCGCTCGTGGAGGTGGACATGTCGTCCAACGCTTTCAACGGGACGCTCCCCGCGGCGTTCCTGGCAACGTGCGGCGCGCTGCAGTCCTTGAACCTGTCGCGCAACGCCCTCGTCGGCGGTGGCTTCCCGTTCGCGCCGTCTCTGCGGTCGCTCGACCTGTCGCGCAACCACCTGGTGGACGCCGGCCTCCTCAACTACTCCTTCGCCGGTTGCCACGGCCTGCGGTACCTCAACCTCTCCGCCAACCAGTTCGCGGGGCAGCTGCCGGAGCTCGCACCGTGCAGCGCGGTCTCCGTGCTCGACGTGTCGTGGAACCACATGTCCGGCGCGCTGCCCGCGGGGTTCATGGCCACGGCGCCACCGAACCTGACGCACCTCAGCATCGCCGGGAACAACTTCTCCGGCGATGTCTCGGCGTACGACTTCGGCGGCTGCGCCAACCTGACGGTGCTGGACTGGTCCTTCAACGGCCTGAGCAGCAGCGAGCTGCCGCCGAGCCTCGCCAACTGCGGCCGCCTCGAGATGCTGGACATGTCCGGGAACAAGCTCCTCGGTGGCCCGATCCCGACGTTCCTGACTGGCTTCTCCTCGCTGAAGCGGCTGGCATTGGCCGGCAACGAGTTTTCTGGTACCATTCCGGATGAACTCAGCCAGCTGTGCGGCAGAATTGTTGAGCTGGACCTGTCAAGCAACCGGCTGGTTGGTGGCTTGCCGGCAAGCTTTGCCAAGTGCAGGTCACTCGAGGTGCTTGACCTCGGTGGCAACCAGCTCTCGGGAAGCTTTGTGGACAGTGTCGTCAGCACCATCTCCTCGCTCCGTGAGCTGCGGCTTTCGTTCAACAACATCACCGGGCAGAACCCGCTGCCGGTGCTGGCGGCGGGTTGCCCATTGCTCGAGGTGATCGACCTGGGGTCCAATGAGCTTGGGGGTGAGATCATGGAAGATCTCTGCTCGTCACTGCCGTCGCTGCGGAAGCTGTTCCTCCCCAACAATTACCTCAATGGCACAGTGCCGAAGTCGCTGGGTAACTGCGTCAATCTGGAGTCCATTGATCTGAGCTTCAACTTCCTTGTTGGTCAGATTCCAACGGAGATAGTGGTGCTGCCAAAGCTTATTGACCTGGTCATGTGGGCGAATGGCCTGTCCGGCGAGATCTCGGACATGCTTTGCTCCAACAGTACTACGCTGGAGACACTGGTGATGAGCTACAACAACTTCACTGGAGGCATTCCCCCTTCCATCACCAGATGTGTCAACCTCATCTGGGTGTCGTTCTCCGGCAACCGCCTCACAGGGACTGTGCCTCACGGCTTCGGTAAGCTCCAGAAGCTTGCCATTCTGCAGCTCAACAAAAACCAGCTCTCTGGTCCTGTGCCGGCAGAGCTGGGCAGCTGTATCAACCTCATCTGGCTGGACCTCAACAGCAACAGCTTCACCGGCACAATACCACCGGAGTTGGCTAGCCAGACAGGGCTTATTCCGGGGGGCATTGTGTCAGGGAAGCAGTTTGCATTTCTGCGGAACGAGGCCGGCAACATCTGTCCCGGTGCTGGTGTGCTCTTCGAGTTCTTTGGCATCCGGCCTGAGAGGCTGGCTGCGTTCCCAACCGTGCACCTTTGCCCATCCACAAGGATATACGTCGGCACAATGGACTACAAATTTCACAGCAATGGGAGCATGATCTTCCTCGACCTCTCCTACAACCGCCTCACCGGTACAATCCCGGCAGGCCTTGGGAACATGATGTTTCTGGAAGTCATGAACCTGGGGCACAATGACCTCAGCGGTACAATACCATATGAATTCTCAGGGCTCAAGTTAGTCGGCGCGCTTGACCTCTCAAACAATCATCTCACTGGTGGCATCCCCCCGGGCCTTGGTACTCTGAGTTTCCTTGCTGATTTGGACGTATCCAACAACAACCTGTCTGGTCCAATTCCTTTGACTGGCCAGCTCAGTACGTTCCCGCAATCCAGGTATGCCAACAATACTGGCCTCTGTGGCATCCCTCTACCTCCCTGTGGTCATGATCCAGGGCAGGGAAGTGTGCCATCAGCTTCATCCAATGGAAGGAGGAAGACCGTTGGGGGAAGCATTCTTGTTGGAATCGCGCTCTCCATGCTCatactgctgttgctgctggtCACTCTCTGCAAGCTCAGGAAGAACCAGAAGACTGAAGAGATGAGAACTGGGTACATCGAAAGCCTTCCAACATCTGGCACGTCAAGCTGGAAGCTTTCAGGTGTTCATGAGCCACTAAGCATCAATGTGGCGACATTTGAGAAGCCTCTGAGGAAGCTCACCTTTGCGCATCTCCTGGAGGCGACCAATGGCTTCAGTGCTGAGACTCTCATAGGCTCAGGTGGGTTTGGTGAGGTATACAAGGCCAAGCTCAAGGACGGCACCGTCGTTGCCATCAAGAAGCTGATCCATTTCACAGGCCAAGGCGACAGGGAATTCACAGCAGAGATGGAGACCATTGGCAAGATCAAGCACCGCAACCTTGTACCGCTGCTCGGATATTGCAAGATTGGCGATGAGCGGCTCCTTGTGTACGAGTACATGAAGCATGGCAGTCTAGATGTGGTGCTGCATGACAAGGCCAAGGCTGGTGTGAAGCTTGACTGGGCAGCAAGGAAGAAGATCGCGATCGGTTCAGCAAGGGGGCTCGCCTTCCTCCACCACAGCTGCATCCCCCACATCATCCACCGGGACATGAAGTCAAGCAATGTGCTTCTTGACAGCAACCTGGATGCCCGTGTCTCTGACTTTGGGATGGCGAGGCTGATGAATGCACTAGACACACATCTGAGTGTGAGCACACTTGCAGGTACGCCTGGGTACGTGCCACCTGAGTATTACCAGAGTTTCCGGTGCACGACCAAGGGTGATGTATACAGCTACGGTGTCGTGCTCTTGGAGCTTCTGTCAGGGAAGAAGCCAATCGACACAACTGAGTTTGGAGACAACAATCTTGTCGGTTGGGTGAAGCAGATGGTGAAGGAAAACAGAAGCAGTGAGATCTTTGATCCTACTCTGACAAACACAAAGTCAGGGGAAGCTGAGCTCTACCAGTATCTGAAGATCGCTcgcgagtgcttggacgacagaCCAAACCAAAGGCCAACCATGATACAGGTGATGGCAATGTTCAAAGAGCTGCAGCTTGACTCCGACAGTGACTTCCTCGATGGATTCTCGATCAACTCATCGACGATAGATGAATCAGCAGAGAAATCAAcgtaa
- the LOC136534791 gene encoding ubiquitin-conjugating enzyme E2 5A-like yields MASKRIQKELMDLQKDPPTSCSAGPAGEDLFHWQATIMGPSDSPYAGGVFFVNIHFPPDYPFKPPKVNFQTKVYHPNINSNGSICLDILKEQWSPALTISKVLLSISSLLTDPNPDDPLVPEIAHMYKNQRQRYEETARAWTQKYAMG; encoded by the exons ATGGCAAGCAAAAGGATTCAGAAGGAACTCATGGATCTGCAAAAGGACCCACCGACATCATGCAGTGCAGGGCCGGCTGGAGAGGATCTATTCCACTGGCAGGCCACAATCATGGGTCCTAGCGACAGCCCCTATGCAGGAGGGGTTTTCTTTGTTAATATCCATTTTCCTCCTGACTATCCCTTTAAGCCTCCAAAAGTGAACTTCCAAACAAAA GTTTACCACCCAAACATCAACTCTAATGGGAGCATTTGCCTTGATATCCTCAAGGAGCAATGGAGCCCTGCACTGACCATATCAAAGGTCCTCCTCTCCATCAGCTCGCTCCTCACTGACCCCAACCCGGACGACCCCCTTGTCCCTGAGATCGCCCACATGTACAAGAACCAGAGGCAGCGCTATGAGGAAACTGCACGGGCCTGGACCCAGAAGTATGCAATGGGATGA